A region of Pseudomonas saponiphila DNA encodes the following proteins:
- a CDS encoding ABC transporter substrate-binding protein, whose amino-acid sequence MSLSIPFIPRLGKLATAIGLGFSLLAGSLVAPAAAQAEGQIRIAEQFGIVYLLLNVVRDQNLIEKHGKQEGIDIQVDWTQLSGGAAVNDALLSGSIDIAGAGVGPLLTIWDRTHGRQNVKAVASLGNFPYYLVSNNPKVKTIADFTEKDRIAVPAVGVSVQSRFLQYAAAKQWGDQEFNRLDKYTIAVPHPDATAALIAGGTELTGHFSNPPFQDQALENPNVHVVLNTYDLLGPNSPTVLFATEKFRNDNPKTYKAFVEALAEAAEFAQNDKGAAADTYIRVTKAKIDRAALLKIIDNPQFEFSVTPKNTYPLAEFLYRVGAIKNKPQSWKDYFFQDAKPLQGS is encoded by the coding sequence ATGTCCTTATCCATTCCCTTCATTCCCCGCCTCGGCAAACTGGCCACGGCCATCGGCCTGGGTTTCAGCCTGCTGGCCGGCAGCCTGGTGGCGCCCGCAGCCGCCCAGGCCGAAGGCCAGATCCGCATCGCCGAACAGTTCGGCATCGTCTACCTGTTGCTCAATGTGGTGCGCGACCAGAACCTGATCGAAAAACACGGCAAGCAAGAGGGCATCGACATCCAGGTCGACTGGACCCAGCTGTCCGGCGGCGCCGCGGTCAACGACGCCCTGCTGTCGGGCTCCATCGACATTGCCGGGGCCGGCGTCGGCCCGCTGCTGACCATCTGGGACCGCACCCACGGCCGGCAGAACGTCAAGGCGGTGGCCTCCCTGGGCAACTTCCCCTACTACCTGGTGAGCAACAATCCCAAGGTCAAGACCATCGCCGACTTCACCGAGAAGGACCGCATCGCGGTGCCGGCGGTGGGTGTCTCGGTGCAGTCGCGCTTCCTGCAATACGCCGCGGCCAAGCAATGGGGCGACCAGGAATTCAATCGCCTGGACAAATACACCATCGCCGTGCCGCACCCGGACGCCACGGCGGCGCTGATTGCCGGTGGCACCGAGCTGACCGGGCACTTCTCCAACCCGCCGTTCCAGGACCAGGCCCTGGAGAACCCCAACGTGCACGTGGTGCTCAACACCTACGACCTGCTGGGCCCGAACTCGCCGACGGTGCTGTTCGCCACCGAGAAATTCCGCAACGACAACCCCAAGACCTACAAGGCCTTCGTCGAAGCCCTGGCCGAGGCGGCCGAGTTCGCCCAGAACGACAAGGGCGCGGCTGCCGATACCTACATCCGCGTGACCAAGGCCAAGATCGACCGCGCCGCCTTGCTCAAGATCATCGACAACCCGCAGTTCGAATTCAGCGTGACGCCGAAAAACACCTACCCGCTGGCAGAGTTCCTGTACCGGGTCGGCGCCATCAAGAACAAGCCGCAATCGTGGAAGGACTACTTCTTCCAGGACGCCAAGCCGCTGCAAGGGAGCTGA
- a CDS encoding ABC transporter ATP-binding protein: MNAPLPGHTASNSAATAEALLAVDRVSLEYRTPQRVVRATHQVSFEIDPADRFVLLGPSGCGKSTLLKAVAGFIQPCEGEIRLQGQHVSQPGPDRIVVFQEFDQLPPWKTVKQNVMFPLLASNTLGRRAAEERALHYLEKVGLAAFADAYPHTLSGGMKARVAIARALAMQPKILLMDEPFAALDALTRRKMQEELLLLWEEVRFTLLFVTHSIEEALVVGNRILLLSPHPGRVRAEVHSHQYDLQSLGGVDFQQTAQRIHRLLFDEGQSPETETELDFADIRIAY, translated from the coding sequence ATGAATGCCCCCTTGCCAGGCCACACGGCCAGCAACTCCGCCGCCACCGCCGAAGCGCTGCTGGCGGTGGATCGAGTCAGTTTGGAATACCGCACCCCGCAGCGCGTGGTGCGGGCCACCCACCAGGTCAGTTTTGAGATCGATCCGGCTGATCGTTTTGTCCTGCTGGGGCCTTCGGGCTGCGGCAAGTCGACCCTGCTCAAGGCCGTGGCCGGGTTCATCCAGCCCTGCGAGGGCGAGATCCGCCTGCAAGGCCAGCACGTCAGCCAGCCCGGGCCGGACCGCATCGTGGTGTTCCAGGAGTTCGACCAGTTGCCGCCCTGGAAAACCGTGAAGCAGAACGTGATGTTTCCCCTGCTGGCGTCGAACACCCTCGGCCGTCGCGCAGCCGAGGAGCGCGCCCTGCATTACCTGGAGAAAGTCGGACTGGCGGCCTTTGCCGATGCCTACCCGCACACACTGTCCGGTGGCATGAAGGCCCGGGTGGCGATCGCCCGGGCCCTGGCCATGCAGCCGAAGATCCTGCTGATGGACGAACCCTTCGCCGCCCTCGACGCCCTGACCCGGCGCAAGATGCAGGAAGAGTTGCTGCTGCTCTGGGAAGAGGTGCGCTTCACCTTGCTGTTCGTCACCCACTCCATCGAGGAGGCACTGGTGGTGGGCAACCGCATCCTCTTGCTGTCGCCGCATCCGGGGCGGGTGCGGGCGGAGGTCCACAGCCACCAGTACGACCTGCAAAGCCTCGGTGGTGTGGACTTCCAGCAGACCGCGCAGCGTATCCACCGCCTGCTGTTCGATGAAGGCCAATCGCCGGAAACTGAAACCGAGCTGGATTTCGCCGATATCCGCATCGCCTATTGA